The DNA segment TTTGAACTTTCATTCATTCTGAAGTATTTGAGGGTACACATTTGTTCTAGAAAGAATCAAAATCTTCAGGTGTTATAAAATTCACATTTACAGCCACAAAactttaatatttacatttataaaactcTAAGTTGCCAAAGATACTGCCATAGATGCTGActaaattatgttattttcaaataataatttaatattataatcTAACAGCATATAATCTTATTAGACATTCTGTAAAATACCACTATATTTCATGAATTCTAAGACAATGATATGCCATTATTTTATGTATCAGTAAGAAATAAATATCCTTGTCAATTCAAATATGACTCAGTATTTCCTCAGGACTTTGTAAAAGGCATTCTAATTTGAGAcgttaaaatatgagaaaaatgtgtCTCAGAATCTATGAAATATGTTTCCTATATTTCAGTGATTAATTCTAAGAATGGATCACAAGTCATGGTTCCCACATAGTCAACTACGCAAACTGAGAGGATTGAGTTACACACAAGAGTTTTATTTatggtaaaaatgtaaatttcgaacattcatttttttcccttttagtaAGTACATTAATTAGCAGagacttaaaatataaatgatttagTGGCCAggatcagtggctcacacctgtaatcccagcactttgggagaccaaggcgggcagatcacatgaagccaggagttcaagaccagcctggccaacatggcgaaacccccatctctactaaaaaattagctgggtgtggtggtgcatgtctataatcccagctacccaggagcctgaggcatgagaattgctggaacccaggaggcagaggttgcagtgagctgagatcgtgccaccgcactccagcctgggcaacagagcaagactccatctcaaaaaataaaatgaaataaaaaaataagattctaTGATCAAACATAGTATTCCGTGGCCACTTTTcagaaacatctttaaaaaaatcgaATTGGCAAATGAATGCGTAAATGCACTTAAACTTCTCCCATCAAGAAACAGCCACACAAAAGCAACCAGGAAAGGTGTAAACCAGTCCCTCCGACTTCCTGGTTGTTATCTGTATCTCTTTGTTTATTGTATCTAGTGTGTGATGAATATGCCTGGATTATCTGTTTACAGGGATCAGTCAAGacattcataaagaaaaacaaacaatagcatacaaatttataatcttttctttaaaaaaaaacacgttAAAAGGTATGAATTCTGGATCTACTTTAAAAGTAAACcaagtttttgaatttgttatttgatgtaaaaaatagaaaaaaaaaatctgactctTTAGAAGTGGCTCAGTAAAGTGTTCTATCATCTTTTCTTAATCTATAATTGGAGACAAGGGGGACAAAAAAGATTAAACGTAATCCAAAAATAATGCTTCAGCTTCAGAATTGAATTGGAAAGGCACATTGACACTGACCTATGAATAAAAACACACCCAACTTCTACTCAGTGTTACCAGTTGGCAACTGTGGACCATTGTGAATTAGGACAAAATGAACAATTCACTTGCAGATAATGCAGAGTGATCTGTATCTGCAGAATACATGATGGGAATAACTGTaatctacaattttaaaaaaatcaataaatacaaatGAGGTTCTCATAGTCCACTCATCTCCATAGGAAAGCTGACTAGGTCATTTTAATGGCTAAATCCCCGCTCTCCACATGATCCAGTGATTGAGAGCAGAAATGATGGCTGTAACTAACAAACACCTGAACGGCTTGTTTCAAATGGCTGAAACAAGTCGAACTATTATTGCTGCTTAACGTGAACCTCGGAAATAGGACAAAATCCTACCTGGCTGGAAAATTAAGCTGTATTTCGTTCAGACTATTTATTTACGTTTTGGTGGAAGTGGTTGATTATAAGCTCCAGGCTCTGTGATGTGGCCCCTGCCTACATCTCTCCCCCGCTCATCAGCACAAGCCATGCTGAATTTGTTAGCATCTCAAATACATTTCTCTTGGATCCTTGTCTGAACATGTCCTGTTCCCCCTTCTGGGTGGGATAGTAATAAATACTGTCACCCTCAGAGCACCCTAGGATTCCCTTTTCCCCATCCCATCCTTCATCTTTACCCTGCAGAATATAAAAAATGTCTGTTAAGTATATTACATATTGCTACAGTCTTAAAttgaattcattattattattattattatttgggacggagtctcactctgtcacccaggctggagtgcagtggcacaatctcagctcactgcagcctccactcccccgggttcaagcaattctcctgcctcagcctcccgagtagctgggattacaggcggcatgcgccaccacacctggctaatttttgtatttttagtagagacagggtttccccatgttgtcaaggctggtctcaaactcctgacttcagataatccacccgcctcagcctcccaaagtgctcggattacaggcgtgagccactgttcctggccaaattcattattattattattattatttttaaaaaacagtcctCTGTCCTCTAAAAATATAAGCATGTGTAAAAGCATCTCCACATGCCCAAGCTTCAAACATAACTCatgtcagttttttttaaaagaagcacaCCCAACTTCACTGAACAATTTAACATAGTGCAAATTGTAGGAGTAGTCCTAAATTTCATGTCAAGTTAATCCCATAGGTTTTCTCCAATCCACCTTTaggatttatttataaataactcTGGATCCTGCCATCTCCCTTTGGTGCCTGTTTTAATATTTCTGCTAGTTTGAATTCAAACCCAGTCGGATGTAAAGCAGGTCAAGAGAGACAGGACTCTACCAGGAGCTTTGACTCTCAGCACAAGTTGACACAACTTTTTCAGAGAGAAGAGAGTTCCTACAAGCTGCCCTCCTCATGCATCCATCACCACCCCTCCTGCAGGTCTGACCTCAGTTCTTGGATTTGGAACCCGGGATTCTTGGCAACCCTGGATTCTTGGCAACCCTCATCCAAGCACCAATTCAAACCTACAGCTTCAAAGTAAAATCTGGTTCCCTGTTAAagtgcattttcttttcatttgagtCTGTCAAATAAGTAATAGATGTTTTTCGTATTGATTAAATAAGGGCTCCCAGCTTTTGGTGGAAAACATTGCAAATTATTGTTAAGGtgttagattttatgtgaatggAAGAGATGTGTGTGGAATATTGGTCTGTCAAATCTGATGgctgaggttttgccatattatatactgaaacATCTAGGAAAGTATGTACTACTAttacataattttgttttattttattttattttattttatttttgagacagagtcttgttcttgttgcccaggctagagtgcagtggcatgatctcagctcactgtaacctccgtctcctgggttcaagcaattctactgcctcagcctctcaagtagctgggattacaggtgcctaatttttgtatttttgtagagatgaggtttcaccatgttggccaggccgtctccacctcctgacctcaggtgatccgcccacctccgcctctcaaagtgctgggattacaggcatgagccacccacccaGCCTATATTACATCTTTAAAGGGGTTGAACAAAATGCCcaacaatattataaataaattagaacaGGAAGTCCATGCTGCTGAATGACATGgttgaaatgtctgttcaataTCTCTGATTCTACATTcttgaaactgtttttttttaaaagaaggtgaTGTGAATAGTAATTTTCCTTGCAGCAAACCCAGCTAAGTAATAATTTCTAGCACACCTCGAATTTCTAGCAAGAGTGCAATGTGGTCATTTAGTCACGCATGTTGCCAGTCACTCTGAGCCCACAGTGCACATAAATGGTGGCTTGCATCTCATTGCAATCTTGGCTTCTTGGCCTGGAAAGTCAATAAATGAAACATCATGCAGGTAGCCAATGAATGTTGTTCATCATTCCTTAGTGCATGAATTCAATGGAAGATGAAGAAACCAACAAATGCAAATAAAGAAAGTCCCCTTTAGCTTGCTGGCCTAGACAGGCACATCTGAATGTTGATTTTGGGGTTTCCATAGCAGCATATGATACGCATCATAGAAGGCTCCCAACCATTAATACAACGATTTCTACCGTCCATGGTGGATCCCATTCCACTACAGAATCCACCTCTGGGGAGGAACCTTGAAGCAGTCAAGAGATAAGACCTGATGACTGAGGGTTGGGTATAACTCCCTGTCATCTACTTatcattcctttctcttccactcAAGAAAGCTCACTAGAATGCAGATGAGTGGACAGCACATGACCACAGGGAAGGGATAAGGAAACTATCCTGGCAAACTCTGGTGCTTTGACTAACATTGATCATGAGAATTACTCATGCCATACCTCACAGTTGTGTTGTGATGCTACCATTGAAATCTGACGGATCAAGACAAAACAACCCAAGCCTGCCCATTAGAAGAAAGTACCCCTGGAACATGCAAAGAACCATCAGTGACAGAGTCCATTTCTGCATACAGTGTATCTGAAGGACCTCCAACAAGAGGGTGGAGGAGCCACTACTAGGTCCCCATACCTCCAATGGATATTTAACATCTCTAGCAGGCACCATTGGCGGACTCATTCAACTGCCAATCCcaattcttttctcctttccttcctctagTACAGAGGCTGGAAAGCAAAATACTGCATTCACAGCTCCCCTTGAAGCTTGAACTAGCTGTGTGATATAGTTCTGGCCAATCAGATGTAAGTGGAATTTTGCTGGGACTGGCCTTTCCCCACTTCCTTCTCCCTGCTATAAATGATGATGTAGTGGCTGGAGATACAGCAACCATTGTGTCACCATGAGGCAGTCGGCATGAGAAAAGGGCCAAGAGGATGTCTGAGACGTTGCCCCAATATCCTCCAGTCCCTGAACTCTATATTTCTGGTTATGTGACAGAAATCTGCTTAAACTATCATTGTCAGGATGTTATAATCAAATGCGTTCTGACCTGACAGAGAATTTTACATAATGAGATCAGTGAGCAATTTTAGACCTTTCAGCTGCCAGTATAGTTTGCTCCGTTGCTATAGTCAATTTTCACCTAAAAATGCTGCATCTGCATTTCTGTGCACAGGCAGACAACAGGAGCAGCTTGCTCCAGGAGGAGCCCTATATGTAGCCCTGGGGATTCCTAAAGTGACTCTTGGACTTTAAACTTTTAGTCAGCCAACTGCTGGTGTTGTCTGCTGTACAGGCAAAAATCTATGATTTCTTGTACTTCAAATTTCAAGGGGATTTAAAAGGGTGTTTGTTGGTGCAAGCTCTCTGCCAGTGGGGGTCTTAAGGGAGAGGGTGACTTTATGACTTACAGAAAGACTGGGAAAAAAGGGGGCAGGGAGGGCTTTGTCCTGTACCCATGGGATTCCTTCACCCACTGGGGAGAGATATTCCTGTCAGAAGGTATTAGAATAAAGGGCCTGGAGGGCCCAGACAGGAGGGTGCTTGGGggtggctggggagaggggacatCTGAACAGGTGAGGCTCCACTGGGTTAGCTTGAGGCTCTGCACAAAACCTCTAGCAGCTCTGACAATCACCACCAGCCCTGGCTGTCTGAGGGCCACCACCAGAGAGCACCTTTGTGTTGGcattctgccccagcctctgccATGCTATGCAGACTCCTGTCTCCAGTTCTTGGACAGAAGACAGACCTCGTTATCTTCACACAGTACCTGGTGTCTTGGGGCATGAGTCTATCTGCCCAAACCTGACTTGCCTTTCCACGAAGGCACTGGCCCAGACACAAGATTCCTTGGTACTCACGGCTTCTGCTATGCCCGAATACCAAGTTCTCTGGTTAATTTCCTTCTTGCAAATGAAGGGAATACATGACAGAGAATGTATCCTAGATGTTGCCAACTAGTGGCCTCCGggcctgtggtaggcagaatgcTCCCACCCCCCAAAACACCGAAGTCCTAATTTCTGGACCCAGTGAATATGTGACCTAATAGGGCAAAAGGGACATTGCAGGTGTGATTAATTTAGGACCTGGGCTGGGGAGATGAGCCTGGATTTCCCAGGTGAGCCCAATGTAATCATAGGCACCCTTATAAGTGAAAggaggtggctgggcatggtggctcatgcctgtaatcccagcactttgggaggccgaggcaggagggatcacaaggtcaggagttcgagaccagcctggccaatatggtgaaaccccatctctacttaaaaaaaaaaaaaaaaaattagctgggcatggtggcgcacacctgtaatcccagctactcaggaggctgaggcaggataattgcttgaacttgggaggcggaggttgcgttaagctgagatcacgccatgcactccagcttgggtgacagagggagattccgtctcaaaaaaaaaaaaagtgaaaggagGTGGCAGGGAGTCTGAATCAGAGAGAAGTGGGAAGACGTGAGTTACACTGCTGGCTTAGAAGATGGAGCAAGAGGCACGCGCCAAAGAATGAAAGTGGCCTCCAGatgctggaaaagacaaggaaacaaattcCCCCCTAAAGCCTCAAGAAGGAATTCAGCTCTGCTGACCTCCAGAACAGTAAGATAATAAgtctgtatttgtgtgtgtgtgtgtgtgtgtgtgtgtgtgtgtgtgtgtgtagatggggtttcgctgtattgcccaggctggtcttgaactcctgagctcaagtgatcctcctgcctcggcctcccaaagtactggaattacaggtgtgagctaccactcctggccaatctgtattgttttaagccaccataAGTTTCTGGGAACTTATTATAGCAACAATAGGAAGCGAATGTAGGGCTGGATCAAGTCCATGGATGTGTTCTGTTGCACCTGCCACATGGTGTTTTGGAAATCTGTTAGCGCTACCTAACAGTACAGATTCTTAGCTTCCCTTGGGGGGAAACAACAACAGAAGATCTGGCAACAATTCTCAGTATTTCTTGGTGACAAAAATCAGCTGGAACTGCCCAGAGGCCACCTTCAAATGGGTAAGGAGCCCGTCAGTATTCCATCACCCCATCCACTTTATTTCCTCACTCTACCAGCCTGGCTGCTTTATCATGTGGATAGGATCAAAAGTTCATCTGCATTTCatctatattctatataaaaGAATGGccttggccaggcctggtggctcatgcctgtaatcccaccactttggaaggctgaggcaggtggatcactcgaggtcagaagttcgaggccatcctggccaacatggtgaaacccccatgtctaccaaaaacataaaaaattagccgggcgtggtggtgcacacctgtaattccagctacatgggaggctaaggcaggagaatcacttgaacctgggaggtagaggttgcagtgagctgagagcgcaccactgcactccagctggggcgatagagcgagactccgtcttgaaagaaaaaagaaagaataggttTTAACTTGCTAAAATGTATAAATGAGAAAGTAAAGGGCAGGAATgggaagataaaaggaaaatgtaCACAAATGGAAACCTTCTTCTTTATCTGAGACTTTATAACATAACGTACCATATGTACATGCACTCTGAGCTCTTAAAACCTCAGAGAGTTTACCTGCAAAAGGTGGTCCCAGCAATGCAGAGATGCCATTAGCACAGATGATGATGCCGTAGGCATTGGCCAGGTGTTCAATGCCAACCAAGTCTTCAGTCACTACGGGCATTAGGGAGAAATAACCACTGGAAAACCCTATCAGTGCACAGATGACCGCCAGGCCAGCGTACGTGTGCATCAACGGCAGAATAAAAATACTGAGGACAAGGGTGAAGTTGGCCAACAGGAAGACATTCCAAACACTAATGCAAGGCAAGTCGGCTATGACGCCCAGGATCACTTTTCCAAAGATGTGAACTATTGCTATAATTGACGTCAGAGGGAAAACGTCGTTTTGCTCCGATAAGTTATACAAATTGACGATTTCTGGGAGGTGAATGAAGGGGATGACAAAGCTGCTATATGCAAACAAAGCCCAGAAAATAAAGGCTACAAACATTCGATTTGTAAATAGAGAGGCTGTCCCAAAGTAGCCCGAATACCAGTCCTCGAAGCCCTTCCTGACTCTCATGGTGAGCCAGCTGACAGTCTTCAGAATCCGGAGGGCACACATGTTCTTCCTGTGCCCGGCCTGATCGGGGCACTCCTGGGCTTGCAGGTCGCAGAGGGTCTCCTCGTTCCCGAGCCCACCATCCTTCTCTTCTGTTCTTC comes from the Pan troglodytes isolate AG18354 chromosome 13, NHGRI_mPanTro3-v2.0_pri, whole genome shotgun sequence genome and includes:
- the SLC16A14 gene encoding monocarboxylate transporter 14 isoform X3, coding for MTIPHCPFIGLFINTCGCRQTAIIGGLVNSLGWVLSAYAANVHYLFITFGVAAGLGSGMAYLPAVVMVGRYFQKRRALAQGLSTTGTGFGTFLMTVLLKYLCAEYGWRNAMLIQGAVSLNLCVCGALMRPLSPGKNPNDPGEKDLRVLPEHSTESVKSTGQQGRTEEKDGGLGNEETLCDLQAQECPDQAGHRKNMCALRILKTVSWLTMRVRKGFEDWYSGYFGTASLFTNRMFVAFIFWALFAYSSFVIPFIHLPEIVNLYNLSEQNDVFPLTSIIAIVHIFGKVILGVIADLPCISVWNVFLLANFTLVLSIFILPLMHTYAGLAVICALIGFSSGYFSLMPVVTEDLVGIEHLANAYGIIICANGISALLGPPFAGWIYDITQKYDFSFYICGLLYMIGILFLLIQPCIRIIEQSRRKYVDGAHV